From Bos javanicus breed banteng chromosome 5, ARS-OSU_banteng_1.0, whole genome shotgun sequence, the proteins below share one genomic window:
- the TRIOBP gene encoding TRIO and F-actin-binding protein isoform X3: MEGVAGNAPCEHFEADVLAQSCCQDCCHPEEAHRARHQEPGRPESAEVPYCDLPRRRPAPEDSLGTPTSSCQSVVGPGRGPEPERGPPAGLLAEGFTAASRSREPEAAPYLEGLASSPCGSFNESPDSGTSEAPDDTSDSSLVDWDTVERREEAPSGDNFTVMIPRKLQEVPRADGARKAPPLLTQSPVGGGDTAGQKKEGSGGGNRSAGQHWAKLRGESGYFSLERSRSVPTPASPATPQSGPRSATSQASSLHRSAPRNAVQAASPQHGASRASSPHRIIQRDNAGTSSTQQDAPKTSSTQRDTPRATSPSRVAPRDNPRTLSSQQDTPKTSSTQRDTPRATSPSRAAPRDNLRTLSAQQDAPKTSSTQRNTPRATSPSRAAPRDNLRTSSTQQDAPKTSSTQRNTPRATSPSRVVPRDNLRTSSTQQDAPKTSSTQRNTPRATSPSRVVPRDNLRTSSTQQDAPKTSSTQRNTPRATSPSRVVPRDNLRTSSTQQDTPKTSSTQQNTPRATSPSRVVPRDSPRTSSTQRNNPWVSSPPRATQQDTSRASYTQQDNPQAPVPTCTPQQGNPRPSCVPQNTPRSSSAQRDNPKTSCTQQDNPQFSSSRRGNPGSTSCQGCTQQDHPRASSPHRSSQRNNPRNASPHRTNKDIPWASFPLRPTQSDGPRSSSPSRSKQSEVPWASIALRPTQSDRPQTSSPARSAQRDSPQSSSGPTQHNSPFRATATSHNPGHHGASRTSSPLHPTPRGAPQTSSEPPQPPCAVCIGHRDAPRASSPPRYLQHDPFPFFPDPHASESESPHHDPPYMPPAVCIGHRDAPRASSPPRHTQFDPFPFLPDTSDAENQSPQHDPPQFPPPVCIGYRDAPRASSPPRQAPEPSLLFPDLPRASTESLVPSMDSLHEPPAIPVPVCIGHRDAPSFSSPPRQPPEPSLFFQDPPGTSMESLAPSTDSLRGSPVLPPQVCIGHRDAPRASSPPRHPPSDLAFLAPSPPPGSSGGSWGSAPPGEIRHNLEREEYTVLADLPPARRLAQREPGPQGSNGGRTRSPGRAEVERLFGQERRKSEAPGAFQAQDEGRSQWPSQGQSQLLRRQSSPGLSREVTKSPAKQAEPARRSRTEAPHPRSPERRPEGDRWLQGSSPPLRMSARTPEREQRTQRPLERGRVGPRQPLGGWRSQEEPPGSQGPHRCLERGWHSQEEGPGLGGWQGLGESSRGAARAPEAMWRGLPRESESWSLLGGLSGHRWQSETWEEPLDRGWGSLQELSSPHQPVTPPENSRAGPGEFSKSQRPETLPAMGRGTEGACPHLHGSERRPEFDWRDLVSLLGVPREGTWSRSEEPTLTSHLPRLDWEGLLELLQAQLLHKDPAGHWVGPGQASPGTKGTQELEQDRHSQPEGGAGAALVNGYDPGQWPQSSAQPSSPTSISTQWPKTKVTSGPESSATTGLEETSQLRSRSPAEDPSSPQREFQSKEPEESEQSRGQDSLTDQKQADSADKRPAEGKAGSPLKGRLVTSWRMPGDRPTLFNPFLLSLGVLRWQRPDLLNFKKGWMSILDEPGEWKKHWFVLTDSSLKYYRDSTAEEADELDGEIDLRSCTDVTEYAVQRNYGFQIHTKDAVYTLSAMTSGIRRNWIEALRKTVRPTSAPDVTKLSDCNKENTLHSYGTPKGSLKAGEQRVGSEVISRGGPRKADGQRQLLDYVELSPLTQGSPQRARTPARTLDRPAKQEELERDLAQRSEERRKWFEATDSRATETPAGEGPRRVLGAPLTEDQQSRLSEEIEKKWQELEKLPLRENKRVPLTALLNQGRGERRGAPSDSQEALEKEVQSLRAQLEAWRLQGEAPQGAPKSQEDGHIPPGYISQEACERSLAEMESSHQQVMQELQRHHERELQRLQQEKEWLLAEETAATASAIEAMKKAYQEELSRELNKTRTLQQGPDGLRKQHQSDVEALKRELQVLSEQYSQKCLEIGALTRQAEEREHTLRRCQQEGQELLRHNQELHTRLSEEIDRLRSFIASQGTGNGCGRSSERSSCELEVLLRVKENELQYLKKEVQCLRDELQMMQKDKRFTSGKYQDVYVELNHIKTRSEREIEQLKEHLRLAMAALQEKEAVRNSLAE, translated from the exons GCTCTGGAGGTGGGAACCGAAGCGCCGGACAGCACTGGGCCAAGCTCCGGGGAGAAAGCGGGTACTTCTCCTTGGAGCGGTCCCGGTCGGTGCCGACCCCGGCCTCCCCCGCGACGCCACAGAGTGGTCCTCGAAGTGCCACCTCCCAGGCTTCCTCTCTCCATCGCTCTGCCCCAAGGAATGCTGTCCAGGCTGCTTCCCCACAACACGGGGCCTCCCGAGCCTCCTCTCCCCACCGAATCATCCAACGGGACAATGCCGGAACCTCATCTACTCAACAGGATGCCCCCAAGACCTCTTCCACACAGCGGGACACCCCCAGAGCAACCTCTCCTTCAAGAGTTGCCCCACGAGACAACCCCAGAACCTTGTCTTCCCAACAGGACACCCCCAAGACCTCTTCCACACAGCGGGACACCCCCAGAGCAACCTCTCCTTCAAGAGCTGCCCCACGAGACAACCTCAGAACCTTGTCCGCCCAACAGGATGCCCCCAAGACCTCTTCCACACAGCGGAACACCCCCAGAGCAACCTCTCCTTCAAGAGCTGCCCCACGAGACAACCTCAGAACCTCATCCACCCAACAGGACGCCCCCAAGACCTCTTCCACACAGCGGAACACCCCCAGAGCAACCTCTCCTTCAAGAGTTGTCCCACGAGACAACCTCAGAACCTCATCCACCCAACAGGACGCCCCCAAGACCTCTTCCACACAGCGGAACACCCCCAGAGCAACCTCTCCTTCAAGAGTTGTCCCACGAGACAACCTCAGAACCTCATCCACCCAACAGGACGCCCCCAAGACCTCTTCCACACAGCGGAACACCCCCAGAGCAACCTCTCCTTCAAGAGTTGTCCCACGAGACAACCTCAGAACCTCATCCACCCAACAGGACACCCCCAAGACCTCTTCCACACAGCAGAACACCCCCAGAGCAACCTCTCCTTCAAGAGTTGTCCCACGAGACAGCCCCAGAACCTCATCCACCCAACGAAATAATCCTTGGGTTTCCTCTCCCCCCAGAGCCACCCAACAAGACACCTCCAGAGCCTCTTACACCCAACAGGACAACCCTCAAGCTCCTGTTCCAACTTGTACTCCCCAGCAGGGCAACCCCAGACCTTCTTGTGTTCCACAGAACACACCTAGAAGCTCTTCTGCCCAAAGGGACAACCCTAAAACCTCTTGTACCCAACAGGACAATCCCCAATTCTCTTCCTCACGGCGGGGAAACCCCGGAAGCACCTCCTGTCAGGGCTGCACCCAACAAGACCATCCCAGAGCATCTTCTCCCCATCGCTCCTCTCAGCGGAACAACCCCCGGAACGCCTCTCCCCACCGTACTAACAAAGACATCCCATGGGCCTCCTTTCCCCTCCGGCCAACGCAGAGTGATGGCCCCCGATCCTCTTCCCCATCTCGCTCCAAGCAAAGTGAGGTTCCCTGGGCATCCATTGCCCTCCGGCCAACGCAGAGCGACCGGCCTCAGACCTCATCTCCTGCTAGATCAGCTCAGCGGGACTCACCCCAGTCTTCCTCTGGACCCACCCAGCACAACTCACCATTCCGGGCCACTGCCACCTCCCATAACCCAGGCCACCATGGGGCCTCCAGGACCTCCTCGCCTCTGCATCCCACTCCCCGTGGTGCACCCCAGACCTCTTCCGAGCCCCCCCAGCCTCCGTGTGCTGTGTGCATTGGGCACCGGGACGCCCCTAGGGCCTCCTCACCTCCTCGCTATTTACAGCATGACCCCTTCCCCTTCTTCCCAGACCCCCACGCATCTGAGAGTGAATCACCCCACCATGATCCCCCCTATATGCCCCCAGCCGTATGCATTGGACACCGGGATGCCCCCCGGGCTTCCTCACCCCCCCGCCACACCCAGTTTgaccccttccccttcctcccagaCACATCGGATGCTGAGAACCAGTCCCCGCAGCACGACCCTCCTCAGTTCCCCCCACCTGTGTGTATCGGGTACCGTGATGCACCCCGGgcctcctccccgccccgccaAGCCCCCGAACCCTCCCTCTTGTTCCCGGATCTCCCCAGAGCCAGCACAGAGAGCCTGGTCCCCTCCATGGACTCTTTGCATGAGCCTCCTGCCATCCCTGTACCGGTATGCATTGGGCACCGCGACGCACCCTCCTTCTCATCTCCACCACGCCAGCCCCCCGAGCCCTCCCTCTTCTTCCAGGACCCTCCTGGGACGAGTATGGAGAGCCTGGCCCCTTCCACCGACTCTCTGCGTGGCTCCCCAGTGCTGCCCCCTCAGGTGTGCATCGGGCACCGGGATGCCCCTCgcgcctcctccccaccccgccacccGCCCAGTGACCTAGCATTCCTGGCaccctcacctcctccaggcagctcGGGGGGCTCCTGGGGCTCGGCACCCCCAGGGGAGATCAGGCACAACTTGGAGAGGGAGGAGTACACCGTGCTGGCTGATCTGCCCCCCGCCAGGAGGCTGGCGCAGAGGGAGCCGGGGCCCCAGGGCAGCAACGGGGGCCGCACCCGCAGCCCTGGCCGAGCAGAGGTGGAGCGCCTCTTCGGGCAAGAGCGCAG GAAGTCCGAGGCACCGGGGGCCTTCCAGGCCCAGGACGAGGGGCGGTCGCAGTGGCCCAGCCAAGGTCAGAGCCAACTTCTCCGAAGACAGTCCAGCCCTGGCCTCAGCAGGGAG GTAACCAAGTCCCCTGCGAAGCAGGCAGAACCAGCCCGACGTAGCCGCACAGAAGCCCCTCATCCCAGGAGCCCCGAGAGGCGGCCTGAGGGGGACCGGTGGCTCCAGGGGTCCTCGCCTCCCCTGAGGATGTCAGCCAGAACTCCTGAGAGGGAACAGCGGACACAGAGACCCCTGGAACGTGGCCGGGTGGGCCCAAGACAGCCCCTGGGAGGGTGGCGGAGTCAGGAGGAGCCACCAGGATCCCAGGGCCCGCACAGATGCCTGGAGAGAGGCTGGCACAGCCAGGAGGAGGGCCCAGGCCTGGGAGGCTGGCAAGGACTCGGGGAGTCCAGCCGGGGGGCTGCCAGAGCCCCAGAGGCAATGTGGAGGGGCCTTCCCAGGGAGTCTGAGAGCTGGAGCCTGCTGGGTGGCCTCTCTGGCCACAGGTGGCAGTCAGAGACCTGGGAGGAGCCCCTGGACAGGGGCTGGGGCAGCCTACAGGAGCTGTCCAGTCCTCACCAGCCTGTGACCCCCCCGGAGAACtccagggcaggcccaggggagtTCTCGAAATCCCAGAGGCCTGAGACATTACCAGCCATGGGCAGGGGCACCGAGGGAGCCTGCCCACACTTGCACGGCTCCGAGAGGCGACCTGAGTTTGACTGGAGGGACCTGGTGAGCCTTCTCGGGGTACCCAGGGAGGGGACGTGGAGTCGCTCGGAGGAGCCAACACTCACCTCCCATCTTCCACGGCTGGACTGGGAGGGCCTCCTGGAGCTCCTGCAGGCCCAGTTGCTCCACAAGGACCCAGCGGGACACTGGGTTGGCCCTGGCCAGGCTTCCCCAGGCACTAAGGGTACCCAGGAGCTGGAGCAAGACCGACACAGCCAGCCTGAAGGAGGAGCAGGGGCTGCCCTAGTCAATGGATATGACCCCGGGCAGTGGCCCCAGAGCTCCGCTCAGCCGTCCAGCCCCACCAGCATCTCCACCCAGTGGCCAAAGACCAAAGTGACAAGCGGACCAGAGTCCTCAGCTACGACTGGTCTGGAGGAGACGAGCCAGTTGAGGAGCAGGAGCCCTGCAGAGGACCCCAGCTCGCCACAGCGGGAG TTCCAATCAAAGGAGCCTGAGGAATCAGAACAAAGCAGAGGACAAGACTCACTGACTGATCAGAAGCAGGCCGATTCG GCAGACAAGAGGCCAGCAGAGGGCAAGGCTGGGAGCCCACTCAAGGGCCGACTGGTGACCTCATGGCGGATGCCCGGGGACCGTCCCACGCTGTTCAATCCGTTCCTGCTGTCTCTGGGGGTCCTCAGGTGGCAAAGG CCCGATCTGCTAAACTTCAAGAAGGGATGGATGTCTATCTTGGATGAGCCTGGAGAG TGGAAGAAGCACTGGTTTGTGTTGACCGACTCAAGCCTCAAGTACTACCGGGATTCCACCGCTGAGGAG GCGGATGAGCTGGACGGCGAGATCGACCTGCGCTCCTGCACGGACGTCACCGAGTACGCGGTGCAGCGCAACTATGGCTTCCAGATCCAC ACCAAAGACGCTGTCTATACCTTGTCGGCCATGACCTCGGGGATCCGGAGGAACTGGATCGAGGCTCTGAGGAAGACTGTGCGTCCCACCTCAGCCCCAGATGTCACCAA GCTCTCGGACTGCAACAAGGAGAACACGCTGCACAGCTACGGCACCCCAAAGGGCTCCCTGAAGGCAGGGGAGCAGCGGGTGGGCTCTGAGGTCATCAGCCGGGGTGGCCCCCGGAAGGCAGACGGGCAGCGGCAGTTGCTGGACTACGTGGAGCTCTCCCCGCTGACTCAGGGCTCCCCACAGCGGGCCCGCACCCCAGCCCGCACCCTCGACCGCCCAGCCAAGCAGGAGGAGCTGGAGCGGGACCTGGCCCAACGCTCCGAGGAGCGACGCAAGTGGTTCGAGGCCACGGACAGCCGGGCCACGGAGACACCGGCAGGTGAGGGTCCGCGCCGGGTCCTGGGCGCCCCCCTGACCGAGGACCAGCAGAGCCGGCTCAGCGAGGAGATTGAGAAGAAGTGGCAGGAGCTGGAGAAGCTGCCCCTTCGGGAGAACAAGCGGGTGCCTCTTACTGCCCTGCTCAACCAAGGCCGCGGGGAGCGCCGGGGGGCCCCAAGCGACAGCCAGGAGGCGCTGGAGAAGGAG GTCCAGTCCCTTCGTGCCCAACTGGAGGCATGGCGTCTCCAAGGGGAGGCTCCTCAGGGTGCACCCAAGTCCCAGGAGGACGGCCACATACCCCCCGGCTACATCTCACAG GAGGCATGCGAGCGCAGCCTGGCAGAGATGGAGTCTTCGCACCAGCAGGTGATGCAGGAGCTACAGCGGCACCACGAACGGGAGCTGCAGCGGCTGCAGCAGGAGAAGGAATGGCTCCTGGCTGAGGAGACAGCGGCCACAGCCTCGG CCATTGAAGCCATGAAGAAAGCCTACCAGGAGGAGCTGAGCCGGGAGCTGAATAAGACACGGACTCTCCAGCAAGGTCCAGATGGCCTCCGGAAGCAGCACCA GTCAGACGTGGAGGCGCTGAAGCGGGAGCTGCAGGTGCTATCAGAGCAGTACTCGCAGAAGTGCCTGGAGATTGGGGCCCTGACGCGGCAGGCCGAGGAGCGTGAGCACACGCTGCGGCGCTGCCAACAGGAGGGCCAGGAGCTGCTGCGCCACAACCAG gagCTGCACACCCGCCTGTCCGAGGAGATTGACCGGCTGCGCAGTTTCATCGCCTCTCAGGGGACGGGCAACGGCTGTGGTCGCAGCAGCGAGCGGAGCTCCTGTGAGCTGGAG GTGCTGCTGCGAGTGAAGGAGAACGAGCTGCAGTATCTGAAGAAGGAGGTGCAGTGCCTCCGAGATGAGCTCCAGATGATGCAGAAG GACAAGCGCTTCACCTCGGGAAAGTACCAGGACGTGTACGTGGAGCTGAACCACATCAAGACGCGGTCGGAGCGGGAGATTGAGCAGCTGAAAGAGCACCTGCGCCTCGCCATGGCTGCCCTGCAGGAGAAGGAGGCTGTGCGCAACAGCCTGGCCGAGTAG